The proteins below are encoded in one region of Hordeum vulgare subsp. vulgare chromosome 3H, MorexV3_pseudomolecules_assembly, whole genome shotgun sequence:
- the LOC123444481 gene encoding exocyst complex component EXO70E2, whose amino-acid sequence MMAPELDKQYSNIQLGEEVGLCDIKLALQALRKKILSLDFHNSLHVHDPQNSFEYLEVLYKLRQLSEKLGNLDPGGEAKEHKELTVYADDLFELAMARLEEEFVYLLTYYKQPLEQELLSFRSTEDGSTDEFSSSSFSEEQSEGKSTQTGSSGGSEYFVADLIQPGALSAVKSIANFMFLSDYNNECCQAYITARQGAIDEFIGSLHIDKHSMEELMSTKWNKLSASIKRWNRAMKAFVRVYLASERRLSSLVFGDLSGTAVDLCFYEISFSSVMQLLSFYESVAIGPCKPEKLFRILDMYEVLDDLLPEAEFLFQAGGNDMVLAEYHEVLLQLGESASKTFAEFKYAIQSYTSSSAVPTGAVHPLTKYVMNYIKAVTVYSKTLDSLLKDAEHFSADTQSVPHSCTHFTATALHLQSVAAVLEANLEAGSRLYRDGRLRNIFMMNNICYMVQKVKNSDLKSFLGDDWIRLHNRMFQHQATNYERASWSQVLSYLSDDGLCAAGDATSRKIIREKFKNFNLSFEDVYRVQTAWSVPDDQLREDVRISISLKVIQAYRTFVGRYSSFLDGSKQRDRYIKYRPEDLEELLLDLFEGTQKSLQHSGRV is encoded by the coding sequence ATGATGGCTCCTGAGTTAGATAAGCAATATTCAAACATCCAGCTGGGAGAAGAAGTAGGGCTATGTGATATTAAGCTTGCGCTCCAGGCATTGCGAAAGAAGATCCTTAGTTTGGATTTTCACAACTCCCTGCATGTTCATGATCCACAGAACTCATTTGAGTACTTAGAAGTGCTGTACAAATTACGGCAGCTGTCTGAGAAGTTGGGTAATTTGGATCCTGGTGGAGAAGCCAAAGAGCACAAGGAACTCACCGTATATGCTGACGACCTTTTTGAATTGGCGATGGCGAGGCTCGAAGAGGAGTTTGTTTACCTTCTTACGTACTACAAACAGCCGTTAGAACAGGAGCTTCTCTCCTTCCGTTCTACAGAGGATGGCAGCACGGATGAATTTTCAAGCAGCTCATTCAGTGAGGAACAAAGTGAAGGCAAGTCAACACAAACCGGTAGCAGCGGAGGATCTGAATATTTTGTGGCTGATTTGATCCAACCTGGTGCACTCTCTGCTGTCAAGTCCATCGCCAACTTCATGTTCCTGAGTGACTACAACAACGAGTGTTGCCAGGCTTATATCACTGCACGGCAGGGTGCAATAGATGAGTTCATTGGGTCTCTTCACATCGACAAGCACAGCATGGAAGAACTTATGAGCACTAAATGGAACAAACTGAGCGCATCGATAAAGCGGTGGAATCGGGCAATGAAGGCTTTTGTCCGAGTCTACCTTGCGAGCGAGAGGCGCCTTAGCAGTCTTGTCTTTGGTGACCTTTCAGGAACAGCCGTAGACTTGTGCTTCTATGAGATTTCATTTAGCTCTGTTATGCAGCTTCTGAGCTTCTATGAGTCTGTAGCAATTGGACCTTGTAAGCCAGAAAAGCTTTTCCGGATTCTTGATATGTATGAGGTCCTGGATGATCTCCTCCCTGAAGCAGAGTTCTTGTTCCAAGCAGGGGGCAATGATATGGTTCTAGCTGAGTATCACGAGGTCCTACTCCAGCTGGGAGAATCGGCGAGCAAAACATTTGCGGAATTCAAGTATGCTATCCAATCCTACACGTCATCTAGTGCGGTGCCTACTGGTGCAGTGCACCCCCTCACCAAGTATGTCATGAACTATATAAAGGCTGTCACTGTTTACAGCAAAACCCTTGATTCACTACTCAAGGATGCAGAGCATTTCTCTGCTGACACTCAGTCTGTGCCACACTCATGCACTCATTTCACGGCTACAGCACTGCATCTGCAGTCCGTTGCTGCAGTTTTAGAAGCAAATCTTGAAGCCGGGTCTAGATTGTACAGGGATGGTCGATTGCGGAACATCTTTATGATGAACAACATCTGCTACATGGTCCAGAAAGTGAAGAACTCAGACCTCAAAAGCTTTCTTGGCGACGACTGGATCCGGTTGCACAACCGAATGTTTCAGCATCAGGCCACAAACTACGAGAGGGCGTCGTGGAGTCAGGTCCTTTCTTACCTGAGTGATGATGGCTTATGTGCTGCTGGAGATGCCACTTCTCGTAAAATCATCAGGGAGAAAttcaaaaacttcaacctgtcctTTGAAGATGTTTATCGAGTTCAGACGGCATGGTCTGTCCCAGACGACCAACTCCGCGAAGATGTCAGGATTTCCATATCACTGAAAGTTATACAGGCTTACAGGACATTTGTGGGAAGATACTCCTCCTTCCTTGATGGAAGCAAGCAGAGAGATCGCTACATAAAGTACAGGCCTGAAGATCTGGAGGAACTTTTGCTGGATCTGTTTGAAGGAACTCAGAAGTCATTGCAGCATTCTGGCCGAGTTTGA